In the Caldanaerovirga acetigignens genome, AACCGTCTATATTTTTTGTTGCTGAAGAATACAATGATAAAATCGCTCTTGAGTCTTTCTCGGATAAAATATTGTCCTATTTTGGGCTTAGCGGATTAGTAAGTAGATTCGAGTCGTGGGAAAAGGCGTTTTTGTTTTTAGCGAAGCAGGCAAAAGACAAACGGCTGGTTGTTGTGATCGATGAATTCCCTTATCTCGTAAATTCTAATAAAAGCATTCCGTCGCTTTTGCAGAATCTAATAGACCATCATCTAAAGGATACTAAGCTTTTTTTGATTGTCTGCGGCTCTTCCGTTAGTTTTATTGAAAAAGAAGTTTTGAGCTATAAAAGTCCGCTTTATGGAAGAAGAACTGCGCAGCTTGTAGTAGAGCCATTTAATTTTTTTGATGCTAGAAAATTTTTTCCTGATTACGATTTTGAAAATCAAGTGGTGGCGTATGGAGTGTTAGGGGGGGTCCCTCAATATTTAGCTAACTTTGACGGCTCAAAAGGTGTATACGAAAATATTAAAACTAAAATTTTGGACAAAGCATCATACCTTTATGAAGAACCGAAATTGCTATTGAGGCAAGAAGTGCGGGAGCCTGCTTTATATAATTCGATAATAGAAGCGATTGCCGGTGGGAGCAGCAAATTGAACGAGATATCTACAAAAGTAGGAGTAGAAACTGATAAATGTTCGAAATACATTTCTACATTAATAGATTTAAAGATAGTGGAAAAAATAACTCCTGTTGATTTGAGGGAAAGGAGCAGGAAGAGCATTTATAAAATTAAAGATAATTTCTTTAGGTTTTGGTATAGATTTGTCTTTAGGAACAAAGCTTTAATCGAACAAGGATTGATTGATGAAGTCTTGGAAAATAAGATTAAACCTTTTATGAATGAATTTATTGGAGAAGTTTATGAGGAAATATGCATAGATTACCTTAAAATTTTAAATAAAAACAAGAAACTGCCCTTTATTTTTGAAAAGATAGGCAGGTGGTGGGGGAACAATCCTTATAAGAAACGAGAAGAAGAAATTGATATAGTAGCACTTGAGAAGAGTAATATAATATTCGGAGAGTGCAAATGGCAAAACAAGAAAGTAGATATGACTGTTTTAAACGGTTTGATAGAAAAAAGTGCATTGTTTAATTATCAGAATAAATATTATGTGTTATTTTCAAAAAGTGGTTTTACAGATGATGTGATAAATTTTGCAAAGCATAATACTAATGTCCTGCTCATTCGACAATTTGATGTATAAAATAGCCCGCTAAAAAAGCGGGCTTTTCTATGCTACCCTAACCACAATTGATGAAGTTTTTATCCTATCTTTCCAATTTGGCAAAAGCGATAGGCCAGTTTTTAAGCCGAAGCAATTGACACGGACAACGATAAATAGTTATAATAAATTGAACATTTTCTTATTTCATGAACCGATGATAAAGAGGGTGGCGCGTTTGAATATATCGAGGGACAGTCGGCTTTTGGTTAAGATAGCCCACATGTACTACAGCGAAAACAAGACGCAGCAGGAGATTGCCGATAAGCTAGGCATATCAAGGCCTTCGGTTTCCAGGCTCCTGCAGAAGGCCAGGGAGGAAGGGGTAGTCGAGATAAAGATAAATTACGAGGGGGGGTTTGCGAAGCTCGAAGACATCCTGGAAAAGCGCTTCGGCCTGAAGGAAGCCATCGTCACGCCTTACGACGAAGGGGAAAGGCTTAAAAAGCTGCTGGCCGAGGCGGCAGCGGATTTTCTTTTGAGGAACTTAAGGGACAAGAACCTGGTCGGGATATCGTGGGGTACGGTGCTCTGCCACGTGCCAGAATTTATAAAAAACGCTCCTAAGCTGGATGTCACTTTTGTCCCGATGGTAGGAGGAGTAGGGCAAAGCAGGATGGACATCCACTCCAACCAGATCGTGATGAACCTGGCAAAGCGCTTTGGAGGAAAGTGGCTGCTCCTCCACGCGCCGGCAATGGTGGAAAGCGTTGAGGTGAAAAATACCCTCCTTTCCGACAGGAATATATCTAAGGTGCTCGAGACGGCGAGCAAAGTCGACATAGCTCTCATAAGCATAGGATCGCCTTTTGACCCGAATGCCACTATGCTTGAGACGGGGT is a window encoding:
- a CDS encoding ATP-binding protein — its product is MFVGREYELGTLKELYAEDRFHFVVIYGRRRVGKTTLLMEFCKDKPSIFFVAEEYNDKIALESFSDKILSYFGLSGLVSRFESWEKAFLFLAKQAKDKRLVVVIDEFPYLVNSNKSIPSLLQNLIDHHLKDTKLFLIVCGSSVSFIEKEVLSYKSPLYGRRTAQLVVEPFNFFDARKFFPDYDFENQVVAYGVLGGVPQYLANFDGSKGVYENIKTKILDKASYLYEEPKLLLRQEVREPALYNSIIEAIAGGSSKLNEISTKVGVETDKCSKYISTLIDLKIVEKITPVDLRERSRKSIYKIKDNFFRFWYRFVFRNKALIEQGLIDEVLENKIKPFMNEFIGEVYEEICIDYLKILNKNKKLPFIFEKIGRWWGNNPYKKREEEIDIVALEKSNIIFGECKWQNKKVDMTVLNGLIEKSALFNYQNKYYVLFSKSGFTDDVINFAKHNTNVLLIRQFDV
- a CDS encoding sugar-binding transcriptional regulator; this translates as MARLNISRDSRLLVKIAHMYYSENKTQQEIADKLGISRPSVSRLLQKAREEGVVEIKINYEGGFAKLEDILEKRFGLKEAIVTPYDEGERLKKLLAEAAADFLLRNLRDKNLVGISWGTVLCHVPEFIKNAPKLDVTFVPMVGGVGQSRMDIHSNQIVMNLAKRFGGKWLLLHAPAMVESVEVKNTLLSDRNISKVLETASKVDIALISIGSPFDPNATMLETGYFTKKELDLLRNAGACGDMCSRFYDEDGKPCCPELNDRVIAVTLEDIKRIPIVVGIAGGKSKMKAVLAALRGGYMKVLITDEKTARWLAGEKV